The genomic window CCGAGGAATGAGGCCCAGACCTGCGACGCGCTCAGTTTGGAAACGGCGTCGGCGGTTTTCATCACCCCGTAAACCACCCAGGGCTGGCGTCCTACCTCGGCGAGCGCCCAGCCGGCCTGGATGGCCAGGTAGGGAAGAGGCACGGCGAACAGCATGAGCTTGAGGTACCGGGGACTTTCCATCAGCCGGTCTCGCCGTATCCAGCCGTAGGCGGTGAGAAAAAGAAACAGGAAGCCCAGAGAGATCATGATCCGGAACGCCGCGAAGGGCAGCGTGACCGGCGGCCGTTCCTCGGGAGGAAAGTCTTTGAGGCCCTTCACCGTGGCCTTGGGATCGTGATAGGCCAGCATGCTCAGAGCGCCCGGAATGGTGCCGAACACTGCGAGATTGGTTTCATTCTTCTCGTCCGGGATGAGGAAAAGGTGTTGGGGCGCTTGCGCGGTGGTGTCCCAGAGCGCCTCCATGGCGGCAAGCTTGGCGGGTTGCACCCTGGCCACCTCCGCCCCGTGCATATGTCCCTGAACCACCTCGACGACGGCGAAAATCAAGCCGAAGGTGACCGCCATGCGAAACGACCTGGTGAAAAACGCGACGTGCTGCTTGCGCAGCAGATGATAAGCGCTGATTCCCATCATGAAAAACGCGGTGAGGATGTAGGCCGCGCCCAGGGTGTGCACGATTTCGTTGAGTGCGAAGGACTGCGTGACGATCGCCGTAAAGTCGGTCAATTCAGCCCTGCCGTTGCGGATCGTGTAACCGACCGGGTGCTGCATCCAGGCATTGGCGATCAGGATCCAGAAGGCCGACACGTTGGAGGCGACGGCAACCAGCCAGATGGTCGCCGCATGAGCCTTAGGCGACAGCCGCTTCCATCCCAGCGCCCACACGGCGATGAAAGTCGATTCCAGGAAGAAAGCCACCGTTGCCTCGATGGCCAGCAGCGAGCCGAAGATATCGCCCACATAGCGTGAATACCGCGACCAGTTGGTGCCGAACTGGAATTCCAGCGTGATGCCCGTGACGACGCCGATGGCGAAATTGATGAGGAAAATCTTTCCCCAGAAACGCGCCATGTTTCTGTATTCCTCGTCGCCGGTGCGAACGTAAATGGTTTCCATGACGGCGATCAGGATGGAAAGCCCCAGCGTAAGAGGGACGAACAGAAAGTGAAAAAAGGTCGCAGCGGCAAATTGCAGCCTCGAAAGCATCAGGACGTCCATCATACTCCTCCCTTGCCGTGATGGTTCATACCTGCATCAAAAGCAAGAAACCCGAAACCGCATGAAAATGCCTATGCCTTGGGTGCCGCCGGACCCAGTTTCGCGGCAATCTGCCTGCCGTAATCCTCCGCGGTCTTCGCCGCTCCGCTCTCCGATGCGGACTTCACCCTGAGAGGACCCCCGACCATCTCCATGCCGAAGAGATTCTTCATGGTATCGAAAATTCTTCCGGGGGCTTCCCCGCTCCACCCGAAGGCCCCGAAACTCCCGCCGACTTTCCCTGCGAGATTGAGATTCTCGAGTGAAAACAAAAAAGTTTTCATGGACTGCATCATTTCACCGTGATAGGTCGCCGATCCGAGCACGAGCGCATCGAAATCGTCGGTCTTGAGTCCCTTGAAGCCGGCCTCCGTGACGTTCAAAAGCACGGGTTCGACGTTTCCCGC from Syntrophobacter fumaroxidans MPOB includes these protein-coding regions:
- a CDS encoding cytochrome ubiquinol oxidase subunit I translates to MDVLMLSRLQFAAATFFHFLFVPLTLGLSILIAVMETIYVRTGDEEYRNMARFWGKIFLINFAIGVVTGITLEFQFGTNWSRYSRYVGDIFGSLLAIEATVAFFLESTFIAVWALGWKRLSPKAHAATIWLVAVASNVSAFWILIANAWMQHPVGYTIRNGRAELTDFTAIVTQSFALNEIVHTLGAAYILTAFFMMGISAYHLLRKQHVAFFTRSFRMAVTFGLIFAVVEVVQGHMHGAEVARVQPAKLAAMEALWDTTAQAPQHLFLIPDEKNETNLAVFGTIPGALSMLAYHDPKATVKGLKDFPPEERPPVTLPFAAFRIMISLGFLFLFLTAYGWIRRDRLMESPRYLKLMLFAVPLPYLAIQAGWALAEVGRQPWVVYGVMKTADAVSKLSASQVWASFLGFIVVYTLLGIAAFTLIVSTARKGPETHPATAQ
- a CDS encoding flavodoxin domain-containing protein, with the protein product MAKALIVYATRLNQTRKIAELIAQGLRAGNVEPVLLNVTEAGFKGLKTDDFDALVLGSATYHGEMMQSMKTFLFSLENLNLAGKVGGSFGAFGWSGEAPGRIFDTMKNLFGMEMVGGPLRVKSASESGAAKTAEDYGRQIAAKLGPAAPKA